A stretch of the Bacillus sp. B-jedd genome encodes the following:
- a CDS encoding SH3 domain-containing protein, with the protein MTGSHFVQGRKKFFLPLLAVVLFFSAGGFSSKAEAAVSNASVLKSEASQMIVVEAAKSSSSAILQRYVKQNGKWVKYSAPIQAVVGKSGIGKGKEGDAKTPLGTYLLGTSFGWAPKPAGMIYPFKAATKYDYWIDDVNSPDYNKWVNYKGNPADRWKSFERLNHPLYKYAVVIRYNDNPIVKGAGSAIFLHIKTSSTKYTLGCVAVNEGDLVTILKWLDPKKKPIIDIKEAKSTVKITASALNVRASATTGSKIVGVVKKNQVFTVKDVYLNSQKQTWLRIEYSKGKYGWVSASYTSY; encoded by the coding sequence ATGACAGGAAGTCATTTCGTTCAAGGTAGAAAGAAGTTTTTTTTGCCCTTATTAGCGGTTGTTTTGTTTTTTAGTGCGGGCGGTTTTTCCTCCAAGGCTGAGGCGGCTGTGTCCAACGCTTCGGTTTTGAAAAGCGAGGCAAGCCAAATGATTGTGGTGGAAGCGGCTAAGTCAAGTTCGTCTGCTATTTTGCAGAGATATGTGAAGCAAAATGGCAAATGGGTCAAGTATTCGGCGCCTATCCAAGCGGTTGTAGGAAAGTCTGGCATCGGTAAAGGGAAAGAAGGGGACGCGAAGACGCCACTTGGAACTTATTTGCTGGGGACTTCTTTCGGCTGGGCGCCAAAGCCGGCCGGTATGATTTACCCATTTAAAGCCGCAACAAAATATGACTATTGGATTGATGATGTCAACTCGCCAGATTACAACAAATGGGTCAATTATAAAGGGAATCCGGCCGACCGTTGGAAGTCTTTCGAAAGGTTGAACCATCCTTTGTATAAGTATGCCGTTGTGATTAGGTACAATGATAACCCAATTGTAAAGGGAGCCGGCAGTGCGATTTTTTTGCATATAAAAACGAGTTCGACAAAGTACACACTTGGGTGTGTGGCTGTGAATGAAGGTGACCTCGTTACGATTCTGAAATGGCTGGATCCGAAAAAGAAACCGATTATCGACATAAAAGAAGCGAAATCTACTGTAAAAATTACAGCAAGTGCGTTGAATGTGCGTGCCAGCGCTACCACTGGTTCGAAAATTGTTGGCGTAGTTAAGAAGAATCAGGTTTTTACGGTGAAGGATGTTTATTTAAATTCGCAAAAGCAGACATGGCTTCGGATTGAATACAGCAAAGGGAAGTATGGATGGGTTAGTGCAAGTTATACGAGTTATTGA